In Nitrospiria bacterium, a single window of DNA contains:
- the ltrA gene encoding group II intron reverse transcriptase/maturase, which translates to MGVDQIEAYGEVRYLQELQQELREKRYGAKSIRRVYIPKPNGQKRPLGIPCIRDRIVQRAVKMVLEPIAEAKFLDCSYGFRPKRSTRGASKQVWKYLNFGCTQVIQVDLQAYFDTIPHDRLMDLIRRYVADKNILKMLKAWLKAKVVDRGEIIQPEEGSPQGGVVSPLLSNWYLHQFDEEWHKRNNHRKWRYDAVLTRYCDDILIQVPREDPRIWKEAKEILEGLGLGINLDKTQFRDAREGFDYLGYHFVRDYSSRHHKDVTHVIPTQESKKRVWDKIRWYTDKRRYQNLPAAWIVKHINPILMGWTNYYSHTHSHRVFRQLQTYTNDRLRKTLRYRSKKGGVGKYRALPNKVLYGRYGLACIEMNRIHYCWS; encoded by the coding sequence ATAGGGGTTGACCAGATAGAGGCGTATGGAGAGGTTCGGTACCTGCAGGAATTACAGCAGGAGCTGCGGGAGAAGCGATACGGAGCAAAGAGTATCCGAAGGGTCTACATCCCAAAACCCAATGGTCAGAAGAGACCGCTTGGGATTCCCTGTATTCGGGACAGGATCGTACAGAGAGCAGTCAAAATGGTGCTGGAACCGATAGCGGAGGCAAAATTTCTTGACTGCTCTTATGGATTTCGTCCAAAGCGCTCTACACGAGGAGCATCCAAACAGGTGTGGAAGTATTTAAACTTTGGATGTACTCAAGTGATTCAGGTGGACCTTCAGGCTTACTTCGACACGATCCCCCATGATCGTCTGATGGATCTTATCCGCCGATATGTAGCGGACAAGAACATCCTGAAGATGCTGAAGGCTTGGTTAAAAGCCAAGGTGGTAGATCGGGGGGAAATAATCCAACCAGAGGAAGGCTCTCCCCAAGGTGGGGTGGTTTCCCCGCTTCTGTCCAACTGGTACTTACACCAGTTTGATGAGGAGTGGCATAAAAGGAACAACCACCGAAAGTGGCGCTATGATGCGGTGCTTACTCGGTACTGTGATGACATCCTCATCCAAGTGCCGCGGGAGGACCCTAGAATCTGGAAGGAAGCGAAGGAGATCCTTGAAGGCTTAGGACTGGGAATCAACCTGGATAAGACACAGTTTCGGGATGCCAGAGAGGGGTTTGATTATCTTGGATATCACTTCGTGAGGGATTACTCGAGCAGACATCATAAAGATGTCACCCACGTGATCCCCACGCAGGAATCCAAGAAGCGTGTATGGGACAAGATTAGGTGGTATACGGATAAGCGCAGGTACCAGAACTTACCTGCAGCCTGGATTGTGAAACACATCAATCCAATCCTGATGGGGTGGACGAATTACTACAGTCACACCCACAGCCATCGAGTCTTTAGGCAGCTACAAACCTATACGAATGATCGATTGAGGAAGACACTGCGCTACAGAAGCAAGAAGGGTGGGGTTGGGAAGTATCGGGCACTGCCCAATAAGGTTCTCTACGGAAGGTATGGACTTGCCTGCATAGAGATGAACCGCATCCATTATTGCTGGTCGTAA
- a CDS encoding DsrE family protein has translation MTVWLQNEAVVMGREGIADSVVGIGIPPLKDVLSVLVEGNVPFWVCQACAVARKITKEGLI, from the coding sequence GTGACCGTTTGGCTCCAAAACGAAGCAGTCGTGATGGGAAGAGAAGGGATTGCTGATTCTGTGGTTGGAATTGGAATTCCTCCTCTGAAGGATGTATTATCGGTTTTGGTTGAGGGCAATGTTCCATTTTGGGTGTGCCAGGCCTGTGCGGTTGCAAGGAAAATCACCAAAGAGGGTTTAATTTAA
- a CDS encoding ATP-dependent 6-phosphofructokinase, producing MRIGVLTGGGDCPGLNAVIRAVFKTSFNNGWDVIGIEDGFEGLLDPTKSVFLSPEKIHGILPLGGTILGTSNMPDPFEQSLNDPTLRSSVEKPTNMLKNIQELGLNAVIAIGGDGTLTISQGLFQMGGPLIGIPKTIDNDIPGTDVTLGFRTAVETVTQALDRLHSTAESHHRIFVVEVMGRYGGWIALEAGMAGGADIILIPEIPFEMEKIQEKIQSQFEKGRKCCLIVVAEGSKPLGGGMSVLKKSESGYVLRLEGVGKKVGEEISRKTGKDVRVTVLGHLQRGGSPCSFDRILGTRFGTAAIELIKEGGFGKMVCLKTPHITSVPLQEAVKELKTVPPHGGLVNSAEALGISLGR from the coding sequence ATGAGGATAGGAGTCTTAACGGGTGGGGGAGACTGTCCTGGCCTAAATGCAGTAATTCGCGCGGTTTTTAAAACCTCCTTTAATAATGGTTGGGATGTTATCGGAATTGAGGATGGATTTGAAGGATTATTAGATCCAACCAAATCTGTTTTCTTATCTCCTGAAAAAATCCACGGAATTTTACCCTTGGGTGGAACAATATTGGGAACATCCAACATGCCCGACCCGTTCGAGCAATCCCTAAATGATCCAACCCTTAGGTCATCAGTGGAAAAACCAACCAACATGTTAAAAAATATCCAGGAACTTGGCCTAAATGCGGTCATTGCAATTGGGGGGGATGGGACCCTAACCATTTCACAGGGCCTGTTCCAAATGGGGGGTCCGTTAATAGGTATTCCAAAGACAATTGATAATGATATTCCAGGCACTGATGTAACCTTGGGTTTTAGAACGGCAGTAGAGACGGTTACCCAGGCCCTAGACAGACTGCATTCGACAGCGGAAAGCCATCACCGAATATTTGTGGTTGAGGTCATGGGACGTTATGGGGGATGGATTGCCTTGGAGGCCGGGATGGCCGGGGGCGCAGACATTATTCTTATCCCGGAAATACCCTTTGAAATGGAAAAAATACAGGAAAAAATCCAAAGCCAATTTGAAAAAGGCAGAAAATGCTGTCTCATCGTTGTTGCAGAAGGATCAAAACCCTTAGGGGGAGGGATGTCCGTTTTAAAAAAATCAGAAAGTGGTTATGTGCTCCGTTTGGAAGGAGTTGGAAAAAAAGTAGGAGAAGAAATTAGCCGAAAAACGGGAAAGGATGTTCGGGTAACGGTCCTTGGACACCTTCAAAGAGGGGGCTCACCCTGTTCTTTTGACAGAATTTTAGGAACCCGTTTTGGAACGGCAGCAATTGAACTCATTAAGGAAGGTGGTTTCGGGAAAATGGTCTGTCTTAAAACACCCCATATAACCTCCGTTCCTCTTCAGGAAGCGGTTAAAGAATTAAAAACAGTCCCCCCACATGGAGGTCTGGTTAATTCTGCTGAGGCTTTGGGAATATCGCTGGGAAGGTAA
- the lpxC gene encoding UDP-3-O-acyl-N-acetylglucosamine deacetylase has translation MRQQRSIAKLVTCSGIGLHSGQVVNINFLPAPVNTGVVFIRRDLNPPVFIKGVAQNVIATDLSTTLGRQGCVIQTVEHLLSAVMGLGIDNLYVEVDGPEIPILDGSASPFVSVLKEARIVSQGIGQFYMKILKTIEVKEGNKRIWIEPYPHFKVQCSIEYPHSVIGRQSFIFRNKENEFEQEIAGARTFCFLHEIEALWNRGVARGGSLENAIVVGEKGILNENGLRFEDEFARHKVLDLLGDLFLIGMPVIGKVVAERGGHALHTCLVSKILSNEKCWKIINPSEQEVPVILPGVESLTPQRLSL, from the coding sequence ATGAGGCAACAGAGATCTATAGCTAAGTTAGTAACATGTTCAGGAATTGGACTTCATTCCGGACAGGTTGTTAATATAAATTTTTTACCCGCTCCAGTCAATACGGGTGTCGTTTTTATTAGAAGGGATCTCAATCCCCCTGTCTTTATTAAAGGGGTGGCTCAAAATGTAATAGCAACCGATCTTTCTACTACATTAGGCCGCCAGGGTTGTGTGATTCAAACCGTGGAACATTTACTCTCGGCTGTCATGGGTCTAGGAATTGATAACCTATATGTTGAGGTGGATGGCCCCGAAATCCCTATTTTGGATGGTAGTGCAAGTCCCTTTGTTTCTGTTTTAAAGGAAGCCAGAATTGTTTCTCAGGGAATTGGACAGTTCTATATGAAGATATTAAAAACCATTGAAGTGAAGGAAGGAAACAAGCGGATTTGGATTGAACCTTACCCTCATTTTAAAGTCCAATGTTCTATTGAATACCCTCACTCAGTGATTGGGCGGCAGTCTTTTATTTTTCGAAACAAAGAAAACGAGTTTGAGCAGGAGATTGCAGGGGCTAGGACTTTTTGCTTTCTTCACGAAATTGAAGCCCTTTGGAATAGGGGTGTTGCCCGAGGGGGCTCCCTAGAAAATGCCATTGTGGTGGGGGAGAAAGGGATCTTAAATGAAAATGGATTGCGATTTGAGGATGAATTTGCCCGACATAAGGTTTTAGATCTTCTTGGGGACCTGTTCCTAATTGGAATGCCCGTTATTGGGAAGGTTGTTGCCGAACGAGGCGGGCATGCCCTACACACCTGCTTAGTTTCTAAGATTTTATCCAATGAAAAATGCTGGAAAATAATTAATCCTTCCGAACAAGAGGTTCCTGTTATCCTGCCTGGGGTTGAAAGCCTGACCCCGCAACGCCTATCTCTATAA
- a CDS encoding HTH domain-containing protein, giving the protein MEELKDIIDGLEQRVCVYKNKLQELQKKREKVDDEVKTVKKYLELAETLYRVEVDKAKLANLSHQIIAENDKERAARPQFTSVPDVTDQSREILLGKTKYVGLSVPQAAFLLLKEAGKAMHAKDIYHSLTEGGIRIRGKTPVTSIAISLNRDKRFRKVAPNTFEIVEERLLQSAS; this is encoded by the coding sequence ATGGAAGAGCTAAAAGACATCATCGATGGTTTAGAGCAGCGGGTGTGCGTTTATAAAAACAAGCTGCAGGAACTTCAAAAAAAGCGGGAAAAGGTCGATGATGAAGTTAAAACAGTTAAGAAGTACTTAGAGTTAGCCGAAACTCTCTACCGTGTTGAAGTTGATAAAGCAAAACTTGCTAACCTTTCACATCAGATCATCGCAGAAAACGATAAAGAAAGGGCTGCAAGACCCCAATTTACCTCTGTCCCGGACGTAACAGACCAATCCAGAGAAATCCTTTTAGGAAAAACAAAATATGTGGGTTTAAGTGTTCCCCAGGCCGCCTTCCTCTTACTTAAGGAAGCAGGAAAAGCCATGCATGCTAAGGATATCTACCACAGCTTAACTGAAGGTGGAATCCGAATTAGGGGAAAAACCCCGGTCACATCAATTGCCATTTCTTTGAATAGGGATAAACGTTTTAGGAAGGTTGCTCCGAATACCTTTGAGATTGTTGAAGAGCGGCTCCTTCAGTCCGCTTCTTAA
- the murJ gene encoding murein biosynthesis integral membrane protein MurJ, which translates to MTEQKKITKAAGIISLGTFLSRIMGFLRDMVLARLFGAGLAADAFFVAFRIPNMLRELFAEGSMSAAFIPVFTEYLTQKSRRDAWELAGAVFTTLLTILTAITLLGILFSPWIVKGLAPGFTQYPEKTALTILLNQIMFPYLLFISLSALVMGILNSFRSFAAPALSPVMFNLSIILAAFLLSPLFSKPILGIALGVLIGGLSQFLFQLPSLHRLGFSLLFKFNPTHPGVLKIGRLILPTMIGLSVTQINILVNTLLASFLSEGSVTYLFYGMRLIHFPLGLFGVAFATALLPTMASQAAAGAINDLKVTLSFGLRLVFFVTLPAMVGLIFLRIPIVHLLFEHGQFTSEATLNTATAVLFYSVGLWAFAGVRITIPTFYSLQDTTTPVKVAVLSMIINILLNLLLMGPLAHGGLALATSLSAIVHFFILLLLLKRRLGNIELGRLFTSLLRNISSCFLIAIICGLVSGLEIWNVQGDWFEKIVLIGMALLFSTAAYLLTQRLMGSEEFFFLQDFVSEKFRKKGTSLKNKKL; encoded by the coding sequence ATGACGGAACAAAAAAAAATTACCAAAGCAGCAGGGATCATTAGTCTGGGTACTTTCCTGAGCCGAATAATGGGATTTCTCCGAGACATGGTCTTAGCTCGTCTTTTCGGAGCGGGTTTAGCCGCCGACGCTTTCTTTGTCGCTTTTCGTATACCCAATATGCTCAGGGAACTTTTTGCTGAAGGTTCTATGTCGGCGGCTTTTATTCCAGTTTTTACGGAATATCTAACCCAAAAATCTCGTCGGGATGCCTGGGAACTGGCAGGGGCGGTTTTTACCACACTACTAACTATTCTTACTGCAATTACCCTTCTAGGGATTCTTTTCTCACCTTGGATAGTAAAAGGACTGGCCCCCGGTTTTACCCAGTATCCCGAAAAAACAGCGTTAACAATATTACTCAACCAAATCATGTTCCCCTACCTCCTGTTTATTTCCTTATCTGCCCTCGTGATGGGAATCCTAAACTCATTTCGTTCCTTTGCGGCCCCAGCCCTCTCCCCGGTCATGTTTAATTTGTCCATTATTTTGGCAGCTTTCTTATTATCTCCTTTATTTTCAAAACCTATCCTGGGTATTGCTCTCGGGGTCCTCATTGGGGGGCTGAGCCAGTTTCTTTTTCAACTCCCCAGCCTCCATCGACTGGGTTTTTCATTGTTATTTAAATTTAATCCCACCCATCCTGGAGTACTTAAAATAGGGCGACTCATTTTACCCACCATGATTGGGCTTTCCGTAACTCAAATCAATATTTTGGTGAACACCCTTTTGGCCTCTTTTTTGAGTGAGGGAAGTGTTACCTATCTGTTCTATGGAATGAGACTAATTCATTTCCCTTTGGGTCTATTTGGAGTGGCATTTGCTACCGCCCTACTGCCCACCATGGCTTCCCAAGCGGCAGCGGGTGCAATTAATGACCTTAAGGTAACACTCTCATTTGGCCTTCGGCTTGTCTTCTTTGTCACACTCCCTGCAATGGTGGGACTTATTTTCTTAAGGATTCCTATTGTTCATCTCCTTTTTGAACATGGCCAATTCACCTCAGAGGCCACCTTAAACACCGCTACGGCTGTTCTTTTTTATTCAGTCGGACTTTGGGCCTTTGCGGGGGTCCGTATCACCATTCCTACATTTTATTCTTTACAAGACACCACCACTCCAGTAAAGGTCGCCGTCCTCAGCATGATCATCAATATCCTCCTCAACCTGCTGCTTATGGGTCCTTTGGCTCACGGCGGTTTGGCCTTAGCAACCTCACTATCCGCAATAGTCCATTTCTTCATCCTTCTCCTGCTCTTAAAAAGGAGGCTGGGAAATATTGAGCTCGGACGGCTTTTTACATCACTTCTGAGAAATATCAGCTCTTGTTTTCTTATTGCCATTATATGCGGGTTAGTCAGTGGCCTTGAAATCTGGAATGTTCAGGGTGACTGGTTTGAAAAAATCGTTCTTATTGGAATGGCACTTCTTTTTAGTACTGCCGCTTACTTACTGACCCAGCGATTGATGGGAAGCGAAGAGTTTTTCTTTCTTCAAGATTTTGTATCCGAAAAGTTTCGTAAAAAAGGAACCTCTCTAAAGAACAAAAAACTTTAA